The proteins below come from a single Chryseobacterium sp. MA9 genomic window:
- a CDS encoding DUF4286 family protein, with product MSVLSITFHCTKDNLEEWENYIDETLVLMTENLMDVDKYILSEVHSDFIEEGKNYNLLLIFDNDELREDFIQSELLNISERIEKKFGQEVMIFNTFLNPKKSRL from the coding sequence ATGAGCGTATTAAGTATAACTTTCCACTGTACGAAAGATAACCTAGAAGAATGGGAAAATTATATTGATGAAACACTGGTTTTAATGACTGAAAACCTGATGGATGTAGACAAATATATTCTTTCTGAAGTACACAGTGATTTTATTGAGGAAGGTAAAAATTACAATCTTCTGCTAATCTTTGATAATGATGAACTGAGGGAAGATTTCATTCAAAGCGAACTTCTGAATATTTCTGAAAGAATTGAGAAAAAGTTCGGACAGGAAGTGATGATTTTTAATACTTTTCTGAACCCAAAAAAATCCAGATTATAA
- a CDS encoding quinol oxidase subunit 4 yields MKNLIKITGVLIVMFMLSSCVVHDNGRRVKTVPPGQAKKVFGGSAKDYAPGQVKKRNRY; encoded by the coding sequence ATGAAAAATTTGATTAAAATTACAGGAGTTCTTATCGTGATGTTTATGTTGTCATCATGTGTAGTGCATGACAATGGGCGTCGCGTCAAAACAGTTCCTCCAGGACAGGCTAAAAAAGTATTTGGTGGAAGTGCAAAAGACTATGCACCTGGGCAGGTGAAAAAAAGAAATCGCTATTAA
- a CDS encoding GNAT family N-acetyltransferase, with translation MNYELREMLPSDEARVLEIFRQGVDGGIATLETEVPTAEAWSMEYFNDCRWVLENENNEVIGWCALKPVSKRESFKGVAEVSIYFDNEYQGKGLGSVLLKKIILDSEDHGFWTLQTNIFSENEMAIKSHQKNGFRVVGVRKKIGRLNGEWKDLVLMEKRSEII, from the coding sequence ATGAATTACGAATTAAGAGAAATGCTTCCCAGTGATGAGGCCCGCGTTCTTGAGATCTTCCGTCAGGGAGTAGACGGTGGAATTGCTACTTTGGAAACCGAAGTTCCTACAGCTGAAGCCTGGAGTATGGAATATTTCAATGACTGCCGCTGGGTGCTGGAAAATGAAAATAATGAAGTGATAGGATGGTGCGCCTTAAAGCCAGTGAGCAAAAGAGAGAGTTTTAAAGGAGTTGCAGAAGTAAGCATTTATTTTGATAACGAATACCAGGGGAAGGGATTGGGTTCCGTATTACTTAAAAAGATAATTTTAGATAGCGAAGACCACGGATTCTGGACATTGCAGACCAATATCTTCTCCGAAAATGAAATGGCCATCAAATCTCATCAGAAAAACGGTTTCAGAGTGGTGGGAGTCCGTAAAAAAATCGGAAGGCTCAACGGCGAATGGAAAGATCTTGTTTTGATGGAGAAAAGAAGTGAAATTATTTAA
- a CDS encoding DUF421 domain-containing protein → MDPILNVAVRSLCVYLFMVIAIRLFGKNQLSQLNAGDVVLLLLISNAVQNAMVGPDTSLQGGIIAALVLFVANFILKRIMFSSRSFQTFMEDEPVILIRDGIADQAALNRVKITESELEEAIREHGIENIQNVKLSVLEVDGNISVVSQDEKSKQTHYSRIKRKMKRKYH, encoded by the coding sequence GTGGATCCTATTCTTAACGTTGCAGTCCGTTCCCTCTGCGTTTACCTGTTCATGGTAATTGCTATCCGTTTATTTGGCAAAAACCAACTTTCCCAGCTCAACGCAGGAGATGTTGTATTGTTATTATTAATTTCAAATGCTGTCCAGAATGCGATGGTAGGTCCTGACACCTCTCTTCAGGGAGGAATTATTGCGGCATTGGTTTTGTTTGTTGCTAATTTTATCTTAAAAAGAATAATGTTTTCCAGTCGTTCCTTTCAGACTTTTATGGAGGATGAGCCGGTTATTCTTATCAGAGACGGGATTGCAGATCAGGCAGCCCTGAATCGTGTAAAAATTACAGAAAGTGAATTAGAAGAAGCCATAAGAGAACATGGGATTGAAAACATACAGAATGTAAAACTTTCTGTTCTTGAAGTGGATGGGAATATCAGTGTTGTTTCTCAGGATGAGAAAAGCAAACAAACCCACTATTCAAGAATTAAAAGAAAAATGAAAAGAAAATACCATTAA
- a CDS encoding DUF3828 domain-containing protein, producing the protein MKKLFLCLGIFLFFISCKKNEPRPSLSSDTAINEKVNELYTHYGKSNEAIYNQPIPDSLFSQDLKKVLDEAIHASKADIEKVKKSDHPDEKPLIFEGAIFSSLYEGFTSYKIKSVKIQNKTAEALVAFEYNAATPKETWMDTVHLTNTEKGWRIDNVTFDKIGNSKDLKARLTEFVQSTK; encoded by the coding sequence ATGAAAAAATTATTTCTCTGTTTAGGAATATTCCTGTTCTTTATATCCTGTAAAAAGAATGAACCTCGGCCTTCTTTATCCTCAGATACCGCAATCAATGAAAAAGTAAACGAGCTTTATACTCATTATGGTAAGTCTAATGAAGCTATTTATAATCAACCGATTCCGGATAGTTTGTTTTCCCAGGATTTAAAAAAAGTTTTAGACGAGGCAATACATGCATCAAAAGCGGATATTGAAAAGGTGAAAAAAAGTGATCATCCTGATGAAAAACCGTTAATTTTTGAAGGTGCTATTTTTTCCAGTTTGTATGAAGGATTTACAAGTTATAAAATCAAATCTGTCAAAATACAGAATAAAACTGCTGAAGCACTGGTAGCGTTTGAATATAACGCAGCTACGCCTAAAGAAACATGGATGGATACAGTGCATCTGACAAATACAGAGAAAGGATGGAGAATAGATAATGTTACTTTTGATAAGATAGGGAATTCTAAAGATCTTAAAGCAAGGTTAACAGAATTTGTTCAAAGTACAAAATAA
- a CDS encoding protein with bacteriocin-type signal sequence: MKNLKKLTKSDLKSVYGGEPKKYCTFCEWANKVICSDVPIVQCP; encoded by the coding sequence ATGAAAAATTTAAAGAAGCTGACGAAGTCAGATTTGAAGTCAGTGTACGGAGGAGAGCCTAAAAAATACTGTACGTTTTGCGAATGGGCAAATAAAGTAATTTGCAGTGATGTTCCAATCGTTCAGTGCCCGTAA
- the uvrA gene encoding excinuclease ABC subunit UvrA, whose protein sequence is MSKSTEYIEVYGAREHNLKNINVKIPRNELVVITGLSGSGKSSLAFDTIFAEGQRRYIETFSAYARQFLGGLERPDVDKIEGLSPVIAIEQKTTNKNPRSTVGTVTELYDFLRLLYARVSDAYSLSTGQKLVSYTEDQILETIKENYKKEKIMLLAPVVRSRKGHYHELFVQMAKKGYGQARIDGELQDIEYDLKLDRYKTHDIDIVIDRWIIGENASEGRMEKSLRTAMEMGEGIIGIQKLGSKDIEYFSKNLMDAETGHSLALPEPNTFSFNSPKGSCPDCKGLGTIKKINTDYFIDNPKLSINQGGLLPLEDIKSNKWILSQIKNILEIFGLGLTTPLQDIPEEALDYIYNGCHKEFNKDLKYAGITKKIKISFDGLIAFMEEIIDERESYEAILLERHFTTEETCPECHGTRLQPSSLSFKIDGKNIAEVNGLSLADLKDWLADVKDKFSEKNKIIAHEILKEIETRLQFLLDVGLDYLSLSRSSKTLSGGESQRIRLATQIGSQLVNVLYILDEPSIGLHQRDNERLIHSLKNLRDIGNSVLVVEHDKDMILEADEVLDIGPRAGKFGGEILWQGKPKDLLKADTITAQYINGKRKIAIPEERRAGSGKNIVLKGATGNNLKNVTLDVPLGKLVVVTGISGSGKSSLINGTLYPILNKHFYRAVQEPLPYKKIEGLENIDKIVDVDQTPIGRTPRSNPATYTGMFTDIRNLFAELPESKIRGYKPGRFSFNVKGGRCETCQGGGLKVIEMNFLPDVYVHCETCNGKRFNRETLEVRYKGKSISDVLNMTIDEAVDFFQPIPKIFAKVKTLQDVGLGYITLGQQSTTLSGGEAQRIKLATELAKRQTGNTLYILDEPTTGLHFEDVKILMEAINQLVELGNSFIIIEHNMDVIKLADHIIDVGPEGGKHGGQIVAQGTPEEIVKSKKSLTGKFLKRELE, encoded by the coding sequence ATGAGCAAATCAACAGAATATATAGAAGTTTACGGAGCACGTGAACACAACCTTAAAAATATTAATGTTAAAATTCCACGCAATGAATTGGTCGTTATTACCGGCCTTTCCGGAAGTGGAAAATCCTCATTGGCTTTTGACACCATTTTTGCAGAAGGCCAGCGTCGTTATATCGAAACATTCTCTGCCTATGCACGTCAGTTTCTGGGTGGATTGGAACGTCCTGATGTAGATAAGATAGAAGGACTTTCACCCGTTATCGCCATCGAGCAGAAAACAACCAATAAAAATCCTCGTTCTACTGTAGGAACCGTGACAGAACTGTATGATTTTCTTCGTCTTTTGTATGCAAGAGTTTCGGATGCGTATTCTTTGTCTACCGGGCAAAAGCTGGTGAGTTATACTGAAGATCAGATTCTGGAAACCATCAAAGAAAACTATAAAAAAGAGAAAATTATGCTTTTGGCGCCAGTAGTGCGTTCCAGAAAAGGGCATTATCATGAACTTTTTGTACAGATGGCTAAAAAAGGCTACGGACAGGCAAGAATTGATGGAGAATTGCAGGATATTGAATACGATTTAAAACTTGACCGTTATAAAACCCACGATATCGATATTGTTATCGACCGTTGGATTATAGGAGAGAATGCCTCAGAAGGCAGAATGGAAAAATCATTGCGCACTGCAATGGAAATGGGGGAAGGGATTATCGGAATTCAGAAATTGGGAAGTAAAGATATTGAGTACTTTTCCAAAAACCTGATGGATGCGGAAACAGGACACTCTTTGGCGCTGCCGGAACCGAATACTTTCTCATTTAACTCTCCGAAAGGAAGCTGCCCGGACTGTAAAGGATTGGGAACCATCAAAAAAATCAATACCGATTATTTCATAGACAATCCCAAATTGTCAATCAATCAGGGAGGATTATTGCCTTTGGAAGATATCAAATCTAACAAATGGATTCTTTCACAGATCAAAAACATTCTTGAGATCTTCGGATTAGGATTAACAACGCCTTTGCAGGATATTCCTGAAGAAGCACTGGATTATATCTACAACGGATGTCATAAAGAATTTAATAAAGATCTTAAATACGCGGGGATTACCAAGAAGATTAAAATTAGTTTTGACGGGCTGATTGCCTTCATGGAAGAAATTATTGATGAAAGGGAATCTTATGAAGCAATTTTGCTGGAAAGACACTTCACAACAGAAGAAACATGTCCGGAATGTCATGGGACACGTCTCCAGCCTTCAAGCTTAAGCTTTAAAATTGATGGAAAAAATATTGCTGAGGTCAACGGATTAAGCTTAGCTGATTTAAAAGACTGGTTAGCCGATGTTAAAGATAAATTCTCAGAAAAAAATAAAATCATCGCTCACGAAATCTTAAAAGAGATTGAAACCAGGCTGCAGTTCTTACTGGATGTAGGTTTGGATTATTTAAGCTTGAGCAGAAGTTCAAAAACCCTTTCAGGAGGAGAATCACAGAGAATCCGTCTGGCAACTCAGATCGGGTCTCAGTTGGTTAATGTATTATATATTCTTGATGAACCGAGTATCGGACTTCACCAGAGAGATAATGAAAGGCTGATCCATTCCCTGAAAAACCTTAGAGACATCGGAAACTCTGTATTGGTGGTAGAGCATGATAAAGACATGATCTTGGAAGCCGATGAGGTATTGGATATTGGTCCAAGAGCCGGAAAATTCGGTGGGGAAATCCTTTGGCAGGGAAAACCAAAAGATTTGTTGAAAGCAGATACCATCACAGCTCAATATATCAATGGAAAAAGAAAAATTGCAATTCCTGAAGAAAGAAGAGCGGGAAGCGGTAAAAATATTGTTTTAAAAGGGGCTACAGGAAACAATCTTAAAAACGTAACCCTGGATGTTCCTCTTGGAAAACTGGTAGTAGTAACCGGAATTTCAGGAAGTGGAAAATCTTCTTTGATTAACGGGACATTATATCCGATCCTTAACAAGCATTTCTACAGAGCAGTTCAGGAGCCTTTACCTTACAAAAAGATTGAAGGGTTAGAGAATATTGATAAAATTGTAGATGTAGATCAGACCCCAATTGGTAGAACTCCTCGTTCTAATCCTGCAACCTATACAGGAATGTTTACGGATATCAGAAACCTTTTCGCGGAGCTTCCGGAAAGTAAAATCCGTGGTTACAAGCCGGGAAGATTCTCTTTCAACGTAAAAGGCGGAAGATGCGAAACTTGTCAGGGTGGTGGATTAAAAGTAATAGAAATGAATTTCCTTCCCGATGTATACGTTCATTGTGAAACATGTAACGGGAAACGTTTCAACAGAGAAACCCTGGAAGTTCGTTACAAAGGAAAATCAATCTCTGACGTATTGAATATGACGATTGATGAAGCAGTAGATTTCTTCCAGCCAATTCCTAAGATTTTTGCAAAAGTAAAAACATTACAGGATGTAGGATTGGGATATATTACCTTAGGACAACAGTCAACAACCCTTTCAGGAGGTGAAGCACAACGTATCAAGCTAGCAACCGAACTGGCGAAAAGACAAACAGGAAATACTCTTTATATTCTTGATGAACCAACAACAGGACTACATTTTGAAGATGTGAAAATCCTTATGGAAGCCATCAACCAGCTGGTAGAACTTGGAAACTCGTTCATTATCATCGAACACAATATGGATGTAATCAAATTAGCAGACCATATCATCGACGTTGGCCCAGAAGGAGGAAAACACGGCGGACAGATTGTAGCACAGGGAACCCCTGAAGAAATTGTGAAGTCTAAGAAAAGCTTGACTGGGAAGTTCTTGAAAAGGGAACTGGAGTAG
- a CDS encoding type VI secretion system baseplate subunit TssF — MNLDQNIYSKESVKARMLQNATKVWGLRSPQSLDPFVKLLIDAFSTEVFKANNEIQTVNARILEKLAKLLTPSIYTHPIPAHSVAFTQPYDSSEVLLEHTEFFFRKQMTSTVKSESDKQLNIPFTPVGNVRINKVHTSIMFVGNTCYSIDDRFNKIPIARFQGRPEDYRKITIGVDVSKYISENFPKYLSIFCSNPAFEHLDFVYKLLPYVSVSSNGNPLFVREGLSYLTESHTDGYEQMFKEQSIRNKVINDIKSIYRHKFIEVTGISRSLFSEPGQLPQNLDFLSGKEEITKFLDNKSFLWLTFEFPPQFSAEILDNFSFVLNAFPIYNRGWKKTEYSLDIMGNNIPLVTDEGEHFLYVDEVQDGDGRKYTEIPFTPADDLKKGLYTVRKGGMERFTSRNAVDMIANVLELTRDEIAAFSLLNRDNVKGVLSEMSDKMKTMVQKVNNAKRNIRQELNYVIMEPVEKTDHTYASFWVTHCTLANHMRPGTELSNQLKSQTVVLLTETLGGAEEQKGTDSIQAYKYALTTRDKIISLEDVKNYCRMILKDEIREVRVRRGTMISNKPKEGFVRTVEVEIIPQNYSFYGRAYWENMANIIRNQIIAKAIDGIEYVVRINNEDIDFQDV; from the coding sequence ATGAATTTAGATCAGAATATTTATTCCAAAGAATCTGTAAAAGCAAGAATGCTTCAGAATGCAACTAAAGTATGGGGACTTAGAAGCCCGCAGTCTTTAGATCCTTTTGTAAAACTGTTGATAGATGCGTTCAGTACAGAAGTTTTTAAAGCGAATAATGAAATACAGACGGTGAATGCCCGTATATTGGAAAAACTGGCAAAACTTCTTACACCCTCCATCTATACACATCCTATCCCGGCTCATTCTGTGGCTTTTACACAGCCTTATGATTCATCGGAAGTTTTATTGGAACACACTGAATTTTTCTTCCGTAAACAGATGACTTCCACAGTAAAGTCAGAATCCGATAAGCAGTTGAACATCCCTTTTACGCCGGTAGGAAATGTAAGAATCAATAAAGTTCACACCTCTATTATGTTTGTAGGAAATACCTGCTACAGTATAGATGACAGATTTAATAAAATTCCTATCGCAAGATTCCAGGGAAGACCGGAAGATTACAGAAAAATTACAATAGGAGTAGATGTCAGTAAGTATATCAGTGAAAACTTTCCTAAATATCTTAGTATATTCTGCTCCAATCCGGCTTTTGAACACCTTGATTTTGTATATAAATTATTGCCGTACGTTTCAGTATCCAGTAATGGAAACCCTTTATTCGTAAGAGAAGGATTAAGTTATCTTACAGAAAGCCATACTGACGGTTACGAACAGATGTTCAAAGAGCAGTCCATCAGAAATAAGGTGATTAACGATATTAAAAGCATTTACCGCCATAAATTTATTGAAGTAACCGGAATTTCCCGAAGCCTGTTCTCAGAACCCGGACAGCTTCCTCAGAATCTTGATTTCTTATCAGGAAAAGAAGAAATTACAAAATTCCTGGATAATAAAAGTTTTTTGTGGCTTACCTTTGAATTCCCGCCACAGTTTTCAGCAGAAATCCTTGATAACTTCTCGTTTGTGCTGAATGCCTTTCCAATCTACAACAGAGGCTGGAAAAAAACAGAATACAGTCTTGATATCATGGGAAATAATATTCCTTTGGTAACAGATGAAGGAGAACATTTCCTTTACGTAGATGAGGTACAGGACGGTGACGGAAGAAAGTACACTGAAATTCCTTTTACACCAGCCGATGACCTTAAAAAAGGTTTATATACCGTAAGAAAAGGAGGAATGGAACGCTTTACAAGTAGAAACGCAGTTGATATGATTGCTAATGTTCTTGAATTGACAAGAGACGAAATTGCAGCATTTTCCCTTTTAAATAGGGACAATGTAAAAGGCGTTCTCAGTGAAATGTCTGATAAAATGAAAACCATGGTACAGAAAGTGAACAATGCCAAAAGGAATATCAGACAAGAACTGAATTATGTAATCATGGAACCGGTAGAAAAAACCGATCATACCTATGCTTCTTTCTGGGTAACACATTGTACTTTGGCTAATCACATGCGTCCGGGAACTGAACTTTCCAATCAGTTAAAGTCACAAACAGTTGTATTGCTTACTGAAACATTGGGTGGCGCCGAAGAACAGAAAGGAACAGACAGCATTCAGGCCTATAAATATGCACTCACAACAAGAGATAAAATCATTTCTTTGGAAGACGTCAAAAACTATTGCCGCATGATTCTGAAAGATGAAATAAGAGAAGTGAGAGTAAGAAGAGGAACCATGATCAGCAACAAACCCAAAGAAGGTTTTGTAAGAACCGTTGAGGTAGAAATTATTCCGCAGAACTATTCTTTCTACGGAAGAGCTTATTGGGAGAATATGGCCAATATCATCAGAAACCAGATTATTGCCAAAGCCATTGACGGGATTGAATATGTGGTAAGAATAAACAATGAAGATATCGATTTCCAGGATGTTTAG
- a CDS encoding GPW/gp25 family protein: MDTPNYRMPFVPSTLMTEGGSIDTCDMGESIAHNIMLLITTKKGENRYDENYGNDVWNLEFDNGVTSAIWENVFVKSLRRQIQEYEPRIVSPQIDAHIQFVEHSYDTKEHTEIKKKVRIAINAKMEETGERFSFSTELFLSPMSID; the protein is encoded by the coding sequence ATGGATACACCAAATTACAGAATGCCTTTCGTACCGTCTACTTTAATGACCGAAGGCGGAAGTATCGATACCTGCGATATGGGAGAAAGTATTGCTCACAATATTATGCTGCTGATCACCACTAAAAAAGGGGAGAACAGATATGATGAAAACTATGGAAACGATGTTTGGAACCTTGAATTCGATAACGGAGTAACAAGTGCCATCTGGGAAAACGTTTTTGTCAAAAGCTTAAGAAGACAGATCCAGGAATATGAACCAAGAATTGTAAGTCCGCAGATCGATGCCCATATACAATTTGTAGAGCACAGCTACGATACTAAAGAACACACCGAAATTAAAAAGAAAGTAAGAATTGCCATCAATGCAAAAATGGAGGAAACAGGAGAACGGTTCAGTTTTTCAACCGAATTGTTTCTAAGCCCGATGTCTATTGATTAA
- a CDS encoding APC family permease, with amino-acid sequence MQKKLKLWDAIMLVMGSMIGSGIFIVSADMTRNLGSGFWLIVVWVITGVMTVAAAISYGELSALFPKAGGQYTYLKEIFGKRMGFLYGWGLFTVIQTGTIAAVAMAFGKFTAYLIPSLNDAAPIFQSGEFKITWIQILAIAVIILLTYINTRGVESGKILQNIFTGSKIIALLGLIAAGFIMVDISHLSENFSWGTDSFNNLKKDLSGNFLKEGWEPIGGMTLLGGIAAAMVGSVFSSVAWESVTFVSGEIENPKKNVVKSMIYGTSAVMILYIAVNYVYLNALDRDGIAFAANDRVAVAASQNIFGSAGTIIIALLVMISTFGCNNGLILAGARVFQTMAKDGMFFKSAVKNNKNEVPENALWMQGVWASILCLSGQYGNLLDMISFVIVLFYMITVFGVIYLRMKQPELERPYKTWLYPVTPVIYLIIGTCFCILLLIYKQQYTWPGFVLVLLGLPVYYFINRKKADA; translated from the coding sequence ATGCAAAAAAAACTGAAACTATGGGACGCCATTATGCTGGTGATGGGTTCTATGATTGGAAGCGGGATCTTTATTGTAAGTGCTGATATGACGCGAAACCTGGGATCAGGTTTTTGGCTGATTGTAGTATGGGTTATCACAGGAGTGATGACTGTAGCAGCAGCAATAAGCTATGGAGAACTTTCTGCACTGTTTCCGAAAGCCGGCGGACAATATACCTACCTGAAAGAGATTTTTGGTAAAAGAATGGGTTTCCTTTACGGATGGGGATTGTTTACAGTAATACAAACCGGAACGATTGCTGCCGTAGCAATGGCTTTTGGTAAATTTACAGCTTACCTTATTCCTTCACTTAACGATGCTGCCCCTATTTTCCAAAGTGGTGAATTTAAAATTACATGGATACAGATTCTGGCGATTGCCGTTATTATTTTGCTTACCTATATCAACACCAGAGGAGTAGAGAGTGGAAAAATCCTTCAGAACATCTTTACGGGCTCCAAAATCATTGCATTATTAGGCTTAATTGCTGCCGGTTTTATAATGGTAGATATTTCTCATTTATCAGAAAACTTTAGCTGGGGAACAGATTCTTTTAATAACCTTAAAAAAGATTTGAGCGGTAATTTCCTTAAAGAAGGTTGGGAACCAATTGGTGGAATGACTTTGCTGGGAGGAATTGCTGCCGCAATGGTAGGCTCTGTTTTCAGTTCTGTTGCATGGGAAAGTGTAACATTTGTTTCCGGGGAGATTGAAAACCCTAAAAAGAACGTTGTAAAGTCGATGATTTATGGAACTTCTGCTGTAATGATTCTTTATATTGCAGTAAACTATGTATACTTAAATGCATTAGACAGAGATGGAATTGCATTTGCAGCCAACGACAGGGTAGCCGTAGCAGCCTCTCAGAATATTTTTGGAAGTGCAGGAACCATCATTATTGCTTTATTGGTAATGATTTCTACATTTGGATGTAATAACGGATTGATTCTGGCAGGAGCGAGAGTTTTTCAGACGATGGCAAAAGACGGAATGTTCTTTAAGTCGGCGGTAAAAAACAATAAAAATGAAGTTCCGGAAAATGCTTTATGGATGCAGGGAGTTTGGGCTTCTATTTTGTGTCTGAGCGGGCAGTACGGGAATTTATTGGATATGATCTCTTTCGTGATCGTTCTGTTCTATATGATTACGGTTTTTGGAGTTATTTACTTAAGAATGAAACAGCCGGAACTTGAAAGACCTTATAAAACATGGCTTTATCCGGTGACACCTGTTATTTACCTTATCATAGGAACATGTTTCTGTATTTTACTGTTAATTTACAAACAGCAATATACGTGGCCTGGCTTTGTATTGGTGTTGCTGGGACTTCCGGTGTATTATTTTATCAACCGAAAAAAGGCAGATGCTTAA
- a CDS encoding DUF4920 domain-containing protein codes for MKFKTILFAAAVSVSTLAFAQESGPPAGKALVGDTYGDKVTSSAESKAITVDNLNKQLKKDNKKVENIAVKGKVTDVCDKKGCWLTIQTEDNSKFFVKMKDYAFFVPTALKGKNVVLEGNAERKVTSVNEQKHYAEDAKKPQSEIDAITQPKEEIRFVANGIKVVN; via the coding sequence ATGAAATTTAAAACTATATTATTTGCAGCCGCTGTAAGTGTTTCTACTTTAGCATTTGCACAGGAATCCGGTCCACCGGCAGGAAAGGCTTTGGTAGGTGATACTTACGGAGACAAGGTAACTTCATCCGCTGAATCTAAAGCAATCACAGTAGATAATCTGAATAAACAGCTTAAAAAAGACAATAAAAAAGTTGAAAATATAGCCGTTAAAGGAAAAGTAACTGATGTTTGCGATAAAAAAGGGTGCTGGCTTACGATTCAGACGGAGGACAATTCCAAGTTTTTTGTGAAAATGAAAGACTATGCTTTCTTTGTGCCTACAGCTTTAAAAGGTAAAAACGTAGTATTGGAAGGTAATGCAGAAAGAAAAGTAACTTCTGTGAATGAGCAGAAACATTATGCAGAAGATGCTAAAAAACCGCAGTCTGAAATTGATGCGATTACACAGCCAAAAGAAGAGATAAGGTTTGTAGCAAACGGAATTAAAGTAGTTAACTAA
- a CDS encoding M14 family zinc carboxypeptidase, producing MNFEQIYSQTPDFSNRYISPEKLFSYLQTNLSDYIQEIGTSYLGKPIYRLTIGTGKIQVLAWSQMHGNESNATHAMLDLLVSLNKAPEMKEDLFSKIQLDFIFMLNPDGSERWTRLNAADIDLNRDFHNEASKEIKFLKNAAASKKYDYALNLHEQRTIFTTDGIHPATLSFLAPSENVERTVTENRKKCMAVIGSIYNHLKEMIPNQIGRYSDEFYPTSTGDNFIKAGMPTILFEGGHFVDDYTRKGTRKYYTIALYYALKAISELNSDITGWETYLDIPENQETHYDIVYRNVKLNTEHECILDIAVQYREIKEEGKDEISFIPFVMEAGDIKKRKGWLEINCTGKKFISATKYPKLDSVVDFKIED from the coding sequence ATGAATTTTGAACAGATCTATTCTCAGACACCCGATTTCTCAAATCGCTATATTTCCCCTGAAAAATTATTTTCTTACCTACAGACCAATCTCAGCGATTATATTCAAGAGATCGGAACATCCTATTTAGGTAAACCTATTTATCGGTTAACTATAGGAACCGGAAAGATTCAGGTATTGGCCTGGTCACAGATGCACGGAAATGAATCCAACGCGACTCATGCTATGCTGGACCTTTTAGTAAGCCTTAATAAAGCACCGGAAATGAAAGAAGATTTGTTCAGTAAAATACAACTCGATTTTATATTCATGCTGAATCCTGACGGATCTGAAAGATGGACGAGACTGAATGCTGCAGACATTGATCTGAACAGAGATTTTCACAACGAAGCCAGTAAAGAGATCAAGTTTCTGAAAAATGCAGCGGCTTCAAAAAAGTATGATTATGCATTAAACCTTCATGAGCAGAGAACCATTTTTACCACTGACGGTATTCATCCTGCTACACTTTCGTTTTTGGCACCTTCCGAAAATGTAGAGCGTACCGTTACTGAAAACAGAAAAAAATGTATGGCAGTAATCGGAAGTATATATAACCATTTAAAGGAAATGATCCCTAATCAGATCGGAAGGTATTCTGATGAGTTTTATCCTACTTCCACAGGAGATAATTTTATCAAAGCCGGGATGCCTACTATCTTATTTGAAGGTGGACATTTTGTAGATGACTATACCAGAAAAGGAACCAGAAAATATTATACTATTGCTCTTTATTATGCACTGAAAGCAATCAGTGAACTGAACTCTGATATTACAGGCTGGGAGACTTACTTAGATATCCCTGAAAATCAAGAAACGCATTATGATATTGTTTACCGAAATGTAAAACTGAATACAGAACATGAATGTATTTTGGATATAGCGGTTCAGTACAGAGAAATCAAAGAAGAGGGGAAAGATGAAATCTCTTTTATTCCTTTTGTAATGGAAGCTGGAGACATAAAGAAAAGAAAAGGCTGGCTGGAAATAAACTGTACCGGAAAGAAATTTATTTCTGCTACTAAATATCCGAAACTTGATTCTGTGGTGGATTTTAAAATTGAAGATTAA